One genomic region from Sander lucioperca isolate FBNREF2018 chromosome 3, SLUC_FBN_1.2, whole genome shotgun sequence encodes:
- the LOC116060488 gene encoding excitatory amino acid transporter 3-like, with protein MGESQEDPTNIRNGCSRKSCWKYIVHNVLLFSSLVAVTLGIALGMLIKTFHLSEVDKLYIGFPGELLTRMLQLMTIPLIVTNCVMIGVSGLSADTSRKIVVRATVYFVSTTLLSVTIGLILVLLVKPGAPYVFPHHEPEDEERLSIIFDLLDLVRNMMPENLIQAGFQQYKTSVLEFEDLEDLDTNSSLTTNATQTQVVGRYVDGANTLGLIVCSYVFGLTLKKMGERGKILLNIFRILNLTTKYVVKLILWYLPLGVLFMTASYVVDAQNWNTIFKLGKLMAVVVIGLLIHGLIVLPMLCLLGARRNPWLVFKVLFPALKTAAVMASSSATLPLTLQCCEERNMFDPRIARFMLPIGAYVNMDGTALYEVVAAVFIAQLNRIHLDLSQIITIGVTSAVASVLAAGIPAAGAATTLFVLTAVGLPATDASILVVVEWLLDRCNTVVNVLGDCVGVAMVNQLSLKELSEMEEEQNQGRTRLANDAGDEDYHFSSSFKSLHTPAEMSSL; from the exons GGATTGCACTTGGCATGCTTATCAAGACCTTCCATCTTTCAGAAGTTGACAAACTGTACATCGGCTTTCCAGGAGAATTACTCACGCGTATGCTTCAGTTAATGACTATTCCTCTAATTGTGACAAACTGTGTGATGATAG gagTTTCTGGTCTGAGTGCTGACACCTCCAGAAAAATAGTTGTGCGTGCAACAGTGTACTTTGTCTCAACGACTCTTCTATCTGTGACTATAG GATTAATACTGGTACTGCTGGTCAAACCTGGGGCACCTTATGTTTTTCCCCATCATGAACCAGAAGATGAAGAAAGGTTATCCATAATCTTTGACTTGCTAGATCTAGTGAG AAACATGATGCCAGAGAATCTGATTCAGGCTGGCTTCCAACAG TACAAGACTAGTGTTCTGGAGTTTGAAGATCTTGAAGATCTTGATACAAATTCTAGCCTGACAACG AATGCCACTCAAACGCAAGTTGTGGGTCGCTATGTCGATGGAGCCAACACACTGGGCCTGATTGTGTGCTCCTATGTTTTTGGACTGACCCTCAAGAAGATGGGAGAAAGAGGCAAAATTCTGCTGAACATCTTTAGGATCCTCAACTTAACCACAAAATATGTGGTTAAGTTGATTTTGTG GTACTTGCCATTAGGAGTTCTGTTCATGACCGCAAGCTATGTTGTTGACGCTCAAAACTGGAATACTATCTTCAAACTAGGAAAGCTCATGGCTGTGGTTGTTATTGG GCTCCTAATACATGGATTAATAGTTCTACCAATGCTCTGTCTTCTGGGTGCGAGACGCAACCCCTGGTTAGTCTTTAAGGTTTTGTTTCCTGCCTTAAAGACTGCAGCGGTCATGGCGTCCAG CTCTGCCACACTGCCGCTTACTTTACAATGCTGTGAGGAGAGAAACATGTTTGACCCCAGGATCGCTCGCTTCATGCTGCCCATTGGTGCTTATGTCAACATGGATGGAACTGCCCTCTATGAGGTGGTCGCAGCAGTTTTCATTGCCCAACTCAATCGTATCCATCTCGACTTGAGCCAGATAATCACCATTGG AGTGACATCAGCAGTCGCCAGCGTATTAGCAGCAGGGATCCCAGCGGCAGGAGCGGCAACCACCCTCTTTGTTTTGACTGCAGTTGGCTTACCTGCGACAGACGCTTCCATCTTGGTGGTTGTAGAATGGCTCTT AGACCGCTGCAACACTGTTGTTAATGTTTTGGGAGACTGTGTTGGCGTGGCAATGGTCAACCAACTGTCCTTAAAGGAACTGAGCGAAATGGAGGAGGAACAAAATCAGGGCAGGACAAG GTTGGCTAATGATGCTGGGGATGAGGACTACCATTTCAGCAGCTCTTTTAAGTCCCTCCATACACCGGCAGAAATGTCTTCACTCTAA